CCGCCGACAAGCACCGGCAACTCATCAACAGCGGCAACATCAATGCGTTCCTTGGCAAGATCGACAAATCCGGCAGCATGAATGGTCTCGGTGGTGGGCAGAAAGCCATACAGCTCGTGCGGACATACCGCCCTTTCTTCCGGGCTGGGCTGAGCGGTAATCACCGGGAAATCAGTGTAGACCTGCCGGGAATCAAAATTAATCACCCGCACCGGAAATTTCCGGGCCATGCCAAGTGAAGTGGCGGTCTTCCCGGCTCCAGTAGGACCGAGGATGCATACTACGGGTCTGAGCTTTTCCATTGTCTATTTTCCGGGAACGAGCCTTTCAATTACTTCATCATAAATCTGACGCGGCACCAGACCTTTAATATCACCACCGTTCACAGCCACATCTTTGATAATGGAAGAACTGAGGTACATCCACTTATAGTCGGTCATTAAAAAGATCGTCTGGATATCATTATCAAGACGGCGGTTCATAAGTGCCATCTGGAATTCATATTCAAAATCTGAAACAGCGCGCAATCCACGCATGATTACGTTAGCCGGGCTTTGTTCAACATAATGAACCAACAACCCGTCAAAAGAATCAACTTCCACCTGCGGATGATGCGCAAAAATACGTTCAGCCATATCCACCCGTTCTTCAAGGGAGAACTTACAATTCTTGGATGTGCTGCCTGCCACAGCAACAATTACTTTATGAAATGTCTTAATTCCGCGCATGACCAAAGAGAAATGGCCACGGGTGAAAGGATCGAAAGTTCCGGGGAATACTGCTGTAACTGGCTTTACTTCTGCCATAATAATATCCTTGTCTGACCATAGAGTTTGTTTACCAACAGATCGAGACGGTCCACGTGTTCCGACTCGGGAGGCTCAACCTTGTCCTCCACTTCCGCCAGTACAAACCCGTCCTCGGAAAGCCAGCCGTTTTCAAGAGCCGCATCAAGGGCCTTGGGCAGCAGGTCATATCCGTATGGTGGGTCGATGAAAATAAGATCGTACGGTTTATCCGGGGCTTTCCCGAGTACTTTGAACAAGTCGGTTTTAAAAACCTTATACTCTTTGGGAGAAGCTCCCAGCTCCTTTAAATTGGTACTGATCAAGGCAGCGGCGCGCCCATTTTTCTCCACAAAAAAAGCGAACTCCGCCCCCCGGCTAAGGGCCTCAATGGCAAGACTGCCGCTTCCGGCGAACATATCCGCAACGCGCAATCCGTCCCAGTCCACGCCCCTTGATTCCAGCATGGAAAAAATAGCCTGCCGAACCTTGGATGTAGCCGGACGGTATCCGGGACCACTGGCGGTCTTGATTACCCGACCACCGTATTTGCCGCTTATCAGTCTCATAT
This Desulfovibrio sp. JC022 DNA region includes the following protein-coding sequences:
- the rsmD gene encoding 16S rRNA (guanine(966)-N(2))-methyltransferase RsmD, with translation MRLISGKYGGRVIKTASGPGYRPATSKVRQAIFSMLESRGVDWDGLRVADMFAGSGSLAIEALSRGAEFAFFVEKNGRAAALISTNLKELGASPKEYKVFKTDLFKVLGKAPDKPYDLIFIDPPYGYDLLPKALDAALENGWLSEDGFVLAEVEDKVEPPESEHVDRLDLLVNKLYGQTRILLWQK
- the coaD gene encoding pantetheine-phosphate adenylyltransferase; the protein is MAEVKPVTAVFPGTFDPFTRGHFSLVMRGIKTFHKVIVAVAGSTSKNCKFSLEERVDMAERIFAHHPQVEVDSFDGLLVHYVEQSPANVIMRGLRAVSDFEYEFQMALMNRRLDNDIQTIFLMTDYKWMYLSSSIIKDVAVNGGDIKGLVPRQIYDEVIERLVPGK